AATGAATTATATACTCCATTAAGCACTGCAAAAGAGTTATTTAATAATAGTGCAAATAATAGCTCAATTAACTCAGCAACCTATTTTATTAATGATCCTAAAAATATGGAGGCCTTCAAAAAAGAGGTAATAGATTCTAATCTAAATCAAAATAATTTTGCACTTGATGCTAATGACAGAACTTACAATAAAATGGTTGGGCCTTTACAAAAATTAAACTCAATTATAAAAATATTTCTTATTATAATAATTTTAACTGGTGCAATTATAATGGCTTTAATTATGACTTTAACCACCCGTGAGAGAAAACTAGAGATAGGTATATTAAGATCATTAGGTGTTAAAAGAAGAAAAATAGCACTACAGTTTATTGTTGAAACTCTTGTTATTGTAATGATAGCTTTATCTGTTGGTGTTGTATTCGGAAATGCTTTGTCTCAGGGAGCAGCAGATTATTTATTGCAAAGAGAAGTAGCTGCAGTTGCAAAAACAAACAATCAAACAGGGAGCGGATTTGGTGAAATTGTAGTTCTAGGGGATTCAACAACTAATGCATCAGATGTAGATGTAATCAATAATTTTAACACCCAAATTAAGCTAAAAGAGATTCTTACATTAGTCATAATATCATTAATTATTGCTGGTTCAGGTATAATAGTTTCTTCTTATTTTATAATGAAATATGAACCAATGAAAATTCTTAGTAATAGAGTATAAGGAGTTGTTAACTATGAATGAATTACTAAAGCTAAATAATGTTAAATATTTATATATAAATGGCAGTGAAAAAGTACAAGCTATAAAAAATGCTAGTGCAAGCTTCTATCAAGGAAAGATTTACGCCATTACAGGTCGATCTGGATCTGGAAAAAGTACAATTTTATCTTTAATGGCAGGTTTAGATAATGTAAGTGAAGGAGATATATTATATAATCAAAAATCTTTGAGAGATATAGATAGAGATTTATATCGTAGCAAAGATATAGGTATTATATTTCAGTCCTATAATTTATTAACACAGTTAACTGCTCTAGAAAATGTAATGTTATCACTTGAAGTTTCTGGGCTTTCAGTAGCAAATAAAAAAGTAAGGTGTTTAGAACTATTGAGTAGAGTGGGTATTGATGACTCTAAGGTGAACAGAAGGGTGTTAAAGTTAAGTGGTGGAGAGCAACAAAGAATAGCTATTGCTCGGGCACTGGCTCCTAATCCACAGTTAATATTGGCAGATGAACCAACAGGCAATTTAGATCAAGGCACAGAAGATGCAGTCTTAAAAATCCTACAGGATTTAGCGCACGAAGAGAACAAAACAGTAATCATGATAACTCATTCCAAAGATATAGCAGATAAATGTGATGAAATATATGGCATGAAAGATGGAGTTTTATTGCCAATAAAAGTTAGCTAAATTGAGATATAAATTTTTTAATAGTAAGCCACAGTATTTTTACTGTGGCTATTTATTATCGTAAAACAAATATTATTTATTGTAAATCGATATATTTATATTGACATATAATAATATAAGTATTAATATAATGAGTACATAAAGGAGTGATATTATGAGTCAAAAACAATTAGCTAAGTTATTAAAAGCAATAATTATAGGTTTATTTATCTGTGGAATATTCGTTGGTTTATTTTTAGTGCCATATGTGGGTAATAGTTTATTAAAAGATTACCCAGAGTTTACTTCAAGGTTTTGGCCTTGGATTATTTTAATATATGTTGTTATAACCCCCTGTTTTATTGTGTTATTTAAGGTTTGGAGTATTGCGTTGTCTATTGAGAACGATAAATCATTTACGAAACAGAACTGCAAAATTCTACAGCAAATCTCTTATATAGCTTTATTCGATTCTGCATTTTTTTTAATAATGAATTTAGTTTATATGTTATTTAATATTAGTCATGCAAGTATTTTTTTGGCGTCATTTTTTGTAGCTTTTGTAGGAATAGCATTTTCAGTGGTTTCCGGTGCTTTATCTCATTTGGTTAAAAAAGCAAGTGATATTCGTGAAGAAAATGAATATACAATTTAGGGTGATTAAAAATGACCATTATAATTAACATAGACATAATGTTAGCAAAACGTAAAATGAGTGTTACAGAATTATCTCAAAAAGTTGGAATAACGATGGCTAATATCTCAATTCTTAAAAATAATAAAGCTAAAGCAATTAAGCTCACAACTTTATCAAAAATATGTGAGGCACTTAATTGCCAGCCTGGAGATATTTTAGAGTATATAGCAGATGATTGTTAGGATAGGTGAATTATATTGAACTATGATATAGTTATTGTAGGAGCAGGACCAGCAGGATCAACTTTAGCCCGACTTTTAGATCAAAAATATAAAATATTGCTTTTAGACAAAAGAAATTTTATAGATAAACATCAAAAATGTTGTGGTGGTCTTTTAGCACCAGATGCTCAAAAGATTATGGCTCAGTTAGGCTTAGCTTTGCCTAAAGAAGTTATGGTAAATCCACAAATGTTTAGTGTTAAATGTGAGGACTTAGATAATAATATGGTACGTTATTATCAAAGACATTATCTTAATATCGATCGAAAATTATTTGATAAATGGCTTTTATCTTTAATGCCTAATAATGTAGATATAAGGCTTAATGCATTATATAAAAGTTGTAATAGAAGTCAAAAATCTATAGAGATTAAGTTTAGACAGGATGGAAAATCTGTAAAAGTTAATAGCAAAATACTGGTAGCTGCAGATGGGGCAACCTCTAGTATTCGTAATAGAATAATAGCAAAACATAAACAGCCAGATTTATATATTTCACTGCAAAACTGGTATGAAACAACCCAAAAATTGCCTTATTTTGTATCAGTTTTTGATGAGAGTATAACAGATTTTTATTCTTGGATTATCCCCAAAAAGGGTTTTGCCATTGTTGGTACTGCGCTTAAAAGTCACTCAAACTGCCAAAAAAACTATAATAATTTAATTGAAAAGCTAAAGAACAGAGGTTATATCTTTAATAACTGTGTAAAGACTGAAGGTACTTGGATCATGAGACCACGCCAACTAAAACAGCTTAATCTGTATCAAAATAACATAGCCTTTGTTGGTGAAGCTGCAGGTTTTATTAGTCCTAGCTCTGCTGAAGGTATAAGTTATGCCTTAAAAAGTGCTGCTATATTGGTCAAAAGCCTAAATAAATCACTCGATAACTTTGGAAATATATATCAGCGTAATACAGCTAAACTTAGGCTTAATATCCTGTTAAAAAATAATAAATTAAAATTAATGTATAATAAGTATA
This Clostridium sp. 'deep sea' DNA region includes the following protein-coding sequences:
- a CDS encoding ABC transporter permease, with protein sequence MANIKLALKNIVRVPGRSILIALTMVIIVTSILVSLAINSGTNQTLTDVRQQLGNDVTLKVNMQYIQRQAIENMKNGKVNNMEIEPLTEELADKYIKSKYITDYDYESEIALTTDHKVVGESSKNNESVIMGGPANSEMPKLKLVANLKSTYQREFKDGNKQVVEGRFYNEQDIVEKKQVVVISKNLADLNDLKVGDNLAVKGMGNDNSTINLEIIGLYEDKVQNDNFIPFPYVIRDNELYTPLSTAKELFNNSANNSSINSATYFINDPKNMEAFKKEVIDSNLNQNNFALDANDRTYNKMVGPLQKLNSIIKIFLIIIILTGAIIMALIMTLTTRERKLEIGILRSLGVKRRKIALQFIVETLVIVMIALSVGVVFGNALSQGAADYLLQREVAAVAKTNNQTGSGFGEIVVLGDSTTNASDVDVINNFNTQIKLKEILTLVIISLIIAGSGIIVSSYFIMKYEPMKILSNRV
- a CDS encoding ABC transporter ATP-binding protein, coding for MNELLKLNNVKYLYINGSEKVQAIKNASASFYQGKIYAITGRSGSGKSTILSLMAGLDNVSEGDILYNQKSLRDIDRDLYRSKDIGIIFQSYNLLTQLTALENVMLSLEVSGLSVANKKVRCLELLSRVGIDDSKVNRRVLKLSGGEQQRIAIARALAPNPQLILADEPTGNLDQGTEDAVLKILQDLAHEENKTVIMITHSKDIADKCDEIYGMKDGVLLPIKVS
- a CDS encoding DUF2975 domain-containing protein, producing the protein MSQKQLAKLLKAIIIGLFICGIFVGLFLVPYVGNSLLKDYPEFTSRFWPWIILIYVVITPCFIVLFKVWSIALSIENDKSFTKQNCKILQQISYIALFDSAFFLIMNLVYMLFNISHASIFLASFFVAFVGIAFSVVSGALSHLVKKASDIREENEYTI
- a CDS encoding helix-turn-helix transcriptional regulator, giving the protein MTIIINIDIMLAKRKMSVTELSQKVGITMANISILKNNKAKAIKLTTLSKICEALNCQPGDILEYIADDC
- a CDS encoding FAD-binding protein — its product is MNYDIVIVGAGPAGSTLARLLDQKYKILLLDKRNFIDKHQKCCGGLLAPDAQKIMAQLGLALPKEVMVNPQMFSVKCEDLDNNMVRYYQRHYLNIDRKLFDKWLLSLMPNNVDIRLNALYKSCNRSQKSIEIKFRQDGKSVKVNSKILVAADGATSSIRNRIIAKHKQPDLYISLQNWYETTQKLPYFVSVFDESITDFYSWIIPKKGFAIVGTALKSHSNCQKNYNNLIEKLKNRGYIFNNCVKTEGTWIMRPRQLKQLNLYQNNIAFVGEAAGFISPSSAEGISYALKSAAILVKSLNKSLDNFGNIYQRNTAKLRLNILLKNNKLKLMYNKYTRKMIMKTGVLSMKLAEESKFDLLSSIS